Proteins from a genomic interval of Phalacrocorax aristotelis chromosome 3, bGulAri2.1, whole genome shotgun sequence:
- the BFSP1 gene encoding filensin, with product MYRSSFLREVRKEKYRRSDAYDELRGSPEFDSLAQARGLENLQELNQRFASYINRARVLEQRNTILRKQLETFQRMDELVGLDEAFAGQIEFNRQRMRELASDRAKLEREEKDAQRMLDEYRNKYRNEREYQQRLKETLERLNKEADEALLCNLELQIESQFLQDDINATKDRCKKNLMEIQTYVNVLQQIIQTTPRVSPITTGICEEKLIAERKIPVLQSQLEEYKSILCQLQAQKYKLQTETTMLEQAIKNTQESYDDEIQLYNEQIENLRKGIEEAERTLEKYTTDCRQLVIYQQSLENELERYKRIIENEDSRLNSAIAGTPVTLFTQIYRPVQPQVSRGRDITQVMQDIASVKPRQKALTKKIARKKELMCKDKTDSLSPERMYEGTLESFDQDQLEFRHEDSVTCEPGQEGLELEEKEMGPEDVPDGAQISKAFNKLCNIVREKIRVCKRPEPKPDAYPKGRYVLVTEEERYEEPCILVPSVPASGAITVSTSKGKVMNGGEVEPIPELPEPAEPSEKEKRVICERREEFELEDKQKEEEKEDILEWGKKTRGKIEQITMYQDISEPEPVPSPGLISPTEPGVLQETEYDQEDKQGLLFREAGLPRSMSYEKVEVVESIEKFSDDRIQTYEETAMIVETMIEKTSKKKPGDKGS from the exons ATGTACAGGAGCAGCTTCCTTCGTGAGGTGCGCAAGGAGAAGTATAGGCGGTCAGATGCCTACGATGAGCTGCGAGGTTCCCCTGAATTCGACAGTTTGGCCCAAGCCCGGGGCCTGGAGAACCTGCAGGAGCTCAACCAACGTTTTGCCAGCTACATCAACCGCGCACGTGTGCTGGAGCAGCGCAACACCATCCTGCGCAAGCAGCTGGAGACCTTCCAGCGCATGGATGAGCTGGTGGGCTTGGACGAAGCCTTTGCCGGGCAGATTGAGTTCAACCGCCAGCGAATGCGAGAGCTGGCATCTGACCGAGCCAAGCTGGAGCGGGAGGAGAAGGATGCCCAGCGCATGCTTGATGAGTACCGCAACAA GTATAGGAATGAACGTGAATATCAGCAGAGGCTAAAAGAAACTCTTGAACGCCTTAATAAG GAAGCTGATGAAGCACTGCTGTGCAACCTGGAGCTGCAGATTGAGTCCCAGTTCCTGCAGGATGACATTAATGCCACAAAGGACAGATGCAAGAAG AACCTTATGGAAATCCAGACCTATGTCAATGTTTTGCAGCAGATCATCCAGACAACCCCTCGCGTGTCCCCTATAACAACTGGCATATGTGAG GAAAAACTGATAGCAGAGAGGAAGATCCCTGTTCTGCAGAGCCAGCTGGAGGAATACAAGAGCATCCTCTGCCAGCTACAGGCACAAAAATACAAACTGCAGACAGAG ACAACCATGCTGGAGCAAGCGATTAAAAACACCCAGGAGAGTTACGATGATGAAATTCAGCTTTACAATGAGCAGATTGAAAACCTTAGGAAGGGGATAGAGGAGGCCGAGAGGACCTTGGAGAAGTACACGACCGACTGCCGCCAGCTGGTGATCTACCAGCAGTCCCTGGAGAATGAGCTGGAACGGTACAAACGTATCATCGAGAACGAGGACAGCCG GTTAAACTCTGCTATAGCAGGAACGCCAGTCACACTCTTCACGCAGATCTATAGACCTGTCCAGCCTCAAGTTTCGAGGGGAAGAG ATATCACCCAGGTCATGCAAGACATTGCCAGTGTAAAGCCCAGACAAAAAGCTCTGACAAAGAAAATTGCCAGGAAAAAGGAGCTGATGTGTAAAGACAAAACAGACAGTCTCTCGCCTGAAAGAATGTATGAAGGAACTCTGGAAAGTTTTGACCAAGATCAGCTGGAGTTCAGGCATGAAGACTCAGTCACATGTGAACCTGGGCAGGAAGGATTAGAacttgaggaaaaagaaatgggcCCAGAGGATGTACCTGATGGAGCCCAGATAAGTAAAGCCTTCAATAAATTGTGTAACATTgtgagggagaaaataagagtCTGCAAGAGACCAGAGCCTAAACCCGATGCCTATCCCAAAGGGCGTTATGTGCTGGTAACAGAGGAGGAACGCTATGAAGAACCTTGCATCTTGGTTCCCTCTGTCCCAGCTTCCGGAGCAATCACAGTTTCTACCAGCAAAGGGAAGGTGATGAACGGTGGTGAGGTGGAGCCCATACCTGAGCTGCCAGAACCTGCTGAACcatcagaaaaagagaaaagggttATTTGTGAAAGAAGGGAAGAGTTTGAACTCGAAGataaacagaaagaggaagagaaagaagacatACTTGAATGGGGCaaaaaaacaagaggaaaaatagagCAGATCACAATGTATCAGGACATCTCTGAGCCTGAGCCAGTTCCTTCCCCTGGTTTGATAAGCCCAACTGAGCCAGGAGTCCTTCAAGAGACAGAATATGACCAAGAAGATAAGCAGGGCCTTTTGTTCAGGGAAGCAGGCTTGCCTCGCTCCATGAGCTACGAGAaggtggaggtggtggagtccaTCGAGAAGTTTTCAGATGACAGAATTCAGACATATGAAGAGACAGCGATGATTGTGGAGACTATGATAGAGAAGACAAGCAAGAAGAAACCAGGTGACAAGGGCTCTTAA